The Apium graveolens cultivar Ventura chromosome 6, ASM990537v1, whole genome shotgun sequence genome contains a region encoding:
- the LOC141665281 gene encoding protein FAR1-RELATED SEQUENCE 5-like has product MNKSFNTLVVEHGGHENMNMPFNKKDCENYIRIVRRLRLEEGDDVALQNYFNKAQAAYKEFRDVVTFDTTYLTNKYDMPFAPFVGVNNHGQSILLGCGLISNEDTPTFTWLFKTWLNCMSNNPPHAIITDHDRSMKNAIELVFPEARHLYDSIDIDTFEFGWNVMISKYNLENNDWLRGLYDGRRRWISCFVKDCIWAGMSTTQRSESMNAFFDGYVNGKTSLRKFVGKYDCALKDKVEKEVEADTRSLSTFIPYVTQHHMEKQFQEIYTNEKFKEFQKKIINVMYCECSLLEFVGSIFQYQMEEIQYIGDSQTRRTINYNVCFVKEVSEDYEVKYGCRLFEFRGIIYRHIIKVLLFKKNIFTISSKYILRRWRKNIKRSHSKAKVTYSTWRDTEEKRMYDLVCDAFYRIVDLSTEKTERCNHLVGIFKKLELEWENDDEGSSKNISTNIELDMSKDKKVATGTYEGNEVKILDISLNNEGMFLLMALQDLPRLIVLLKLLEFFPGIVTITRTIILVF; this is encoded by the exons ATGAATAAGAGTTTTAATACTCTTGTGGTTGAACATGGAGGTCATGAAAATATGAATATGCCTTTTAATAAAAAAGATTGTGAAAATTATATAAGGATAGTCAGAAGATTAAGACTAGAAGAGGGTGATGATGTTGctcttcaaaattattttaataaagcACA GGCAGCATACAAAGAGTTCAGAGATGTTGTGACATTTGATACTACGTATTTAACCAATAAATATGATATGCCCTTCGCGCCTTTTGTAGGAGTTAATAATCACGGTCAATCTATATTACTTGGATGTGGCTTGATTTCAAATGAAGATACGCCAACATTTACATGGTTGTTTAAAACTTGGCTCAATTGTATGTCAAATAATCCACCACATGCTATAATTACAGATCATGATAGATCTATGAAAAATGCGATTGAGCTTGTTTTTCCTGAAGCACGCCACC TCTATGATTCCATTGATATTGATACTTTTGAATTTGGATGGAATGTCATGATTTCTAAATATAATTTGGAAAATAATGACTGGTTGAGAGGCTTGTATGATGGGAGGCGTAGATGGATTTCTTGTTTTGTAAAAGATTGTATCTGGGCAGGAATGTCCACAACACAAAGAAGTGAAAGTATGAATGCGTTCTTTGATGGTTATGTTAATGGTAAAACATCATTGAGAAAATTTGTTGGAAAATATGATTGTGCTTTAAAAGATAAAGTGGAAAAAGAAGTTGAGGCCGATACTCGCTCATTAAGTACTTTTATTCCTTATGTTACACAACACCATATGGAGAAACAATTTCAAGAGATTTATACCAATGAAAAGTTCAAGGAGTTCCAGAAGAAAATAATAAATGTAATGTATTGTGAATGCTCGTTGTTAGAATTTGTTGGTTCTATTTTTCAGTATCAGATGGAAGAAATTCAGTATATTGGCGACTCCCAAACTCGAAGAACTATCAACTACAATGTTTGTTTTGTCAAAGAGGTAAGTGAAGATTATGAAGTAAAATATGGTTGTCGTTTGTTTGAGTTTCGCGGGATAATTTATAGGCATATTATTAAGGTGCTtctttttaagaaaaatatttttactATATCAAGTAAGTATATTTTGCGAAGGTGGAGAAAGAATATAAAAAGATCTCATAGTAAGGCCAAGGTGACATATAGTACATGGAGAGATACTGAAGAAAAACGCATGTATGACTTGGTGTGTGATGCTTTTTATAGAATAGTTGACTTGTCTACTGAAAAAACAGAGAGGTGCAATCATTTAGTTGGtatatttaaaaaattagagTTGGAATGGGAGAATGATGATGAAGGTAGTTCAAAAAATATATCTACCAACATAGAGTTAGATATGAGTAAAGATAAAAAG GTAGCTACAGGGACATATGAG GGCAATGAAGTGAAAATACTGGATATCAGTCTAAATAATGAGGGCATGTTCTTATTAATGGCACTGCAAGATTTGCCAAGATTAATTGTTCTTTTGAAATTGTTGGAATTTTTTCCTGGGATTGTTACTATTACAAGAACAATCATATTGGTTTTTtaa